The region TCTGCGACACGCGGGCCTCGCACACTCCCAGCCGTCGGCCAATCTCCCCCATGTACATGCCATGCACGTAACGCAATCGCATCATCAGGCGACGCTGGGGCGGTAGCATCGCCACCACGGCCTCGATGGTGTCCATGCCGTCGATGAAGCCGGCGGCCTCGTGGGCCTGCTCATCGGTCAGCACCTCGCGCGGGTGGGCGTTGGTCTGCTCGTCGCCGTATCGGTCGAGCATGGCGTCGTAGCTCGTCAGGTGTGCCAGCCGGCCACACTGCCGGCTATATCCATCCAGCGCCCCCCCCAGCGGCGTTGTTCGTCGATGATGGCCCCTTGCAATCGGCGACGGGCGAACGTGGTAAAGACTGCTCCGCTGTTGGGCCTGAAGCGCTCAACGCACCACACCAGCGCGGCCATGACGGCCCCGGACACGTCGTCGCCGGTCAGTTGCGGGGGCAGGTGTCCGCCTTGTTCATACTGG is a window of Phycisphaerales bacterium AB-hyl4 DNA encoding:
- a CDS encoding sigma-70 family RNA polymerase sigma factor: MIATAPTRRRIRRTREQVDHEAELWRRYTHRRTLTNRNALVACYKRFAWHLIRQYEQGGHLPPQLTGDDVSGAVMAALVWCVERFRPNSGAVFTTFARRRLQGAIIDEQRRWGGRWMDIAGSVAGWHT